The Manis javanica isolate MJ-LG chromosome 4, MJ_LKY, whole genome shotgun sequence genome contains a region encoding:
- the PSMC5 gene encoding 26S proteasome regulatory subunit 8 isoform X2, producing the protein MELEEGKAGSGLRQYYLSKIEELQLIVNDKSQNLRRLQAQRNELNAKVRLLREELQLLQEQGSYVGEVVRAMDKKKVLVKVHPEGKFVVDVDKNIDINDVTPNCRVALRNDSYTLHKILPNKVDPLVSLMMVEKVPDSTYEMIGGLDKQIKEIKEVIELPVKHPELFEALGIAQPKGVLLYGPPGTGKTLLARAVAHHTDCTFIRVSGSELVQKFIGEGARMVRELFVMAREHAPSIIFMDEIDSIGSSRLEGGSGGDSEVQRTMLELLNQLDGFEATKNIKVIMATNRIDILDSALLRPGRIDRKIEFPPPNEEARLDILKIHSRKMNLTRGINLRKIAELMPGASGAEVKGVCTEAGMYALRERRVHVTQEDFEMAVAKVMQKDSEKNMSIKKLWK; encoded by the exons ATGGAGCTGGAAGAGGGGAAGGCAGGCAGTGGACTGCGCCAGTATTACCTGTCCAAGATTGAAGAACTCCAG CTGATTGTGAATGATAAGAGCCAAAATCTCCGAAGGCTGCAGGCGCAGAGAAATGAGCTTAATGCAAAAG TTCGCCTGTTGCGGGAGGAGCTACAGCTGCTGCAGGAACAGGGCTCCTATGTGGGGGAAGTAGTCCGGGCCATGGACAAGAAGAAAGTGTTGGTTAAG GTACATCCTGAGGGCAAGTTTGTCGTAGATGTGGACAAGAACATTGACATCAATGAT GTGACACCCAATTGTCGGGTGGCTCTAAGAAATGACAGCTACACCCTGCACAAGATCCTGCCCAACAAGGTTGACCCACTGGTGTCACTGATGATGGTGGAGAAGGTACCAGATTCAACTTATGAGATGATTGGTGGGCTGGACAAGCAGATCAAGGAGATCAAGGAAGTGATTGAGCTGCCTGTTAAGCATCCAGAGCTCTTTGAGGCACTGGGCATTGCGCAGCCCAAG GGAGTGCTGCTGTATGGACCCCCTGGTACCGGGAAGACACTGTTGGCCAGGGCTGTGGCCCATCATACAGACTGTACCTTTATTCGTGTCTCTGGCTCTGAACTGGTACAGAAATTCATTGGTGAAG GGGCAAGAATGGTGAGGGAGCTGTTTGTCATGGCACGAGAACATGCGCCATCCATCATCTTCATGGACGAAATTGACTCCATTGGCTCCTCCCGGTTGGAGGGGGGTTCTGGAGGGGATAGTGAAGTGCAGCGCACAATGCTGGAGTTGCTCAACCAATTGGACGGCTTTGAGGCTACCAAGAATATCAAG GTTATTATGGCTACTAACAGGATTGATATCCTGGATTCAGCGCTGCTTCGCCCTGGGCGCATTGACAGGAAGATTGAATTCCCACCCCCTAACGAGGAG GCCCGGCTAGACATTTTGAAGATCCATTCTCGGAAAATGAACCTAACCCGGGGAATCAACCTGCGAAAAATTGCTGAACTCATGCCAGGAGCATCAGGGGCTGAAGTGAAG GGTGTGTGCACTGAGGCTGGCATGTATGCCCTACGAGAGCGGCGGGTCCACGTCACCCAGGAGGACTTTGAAATGGCAGTAGCCAAG gtcaTGCAGAAGGATAGTGAGAAAAACATGTCCATTAAGAAGCTCTGGAAGTGA
- the PSMC5 gene encoding 26S proteasome regulatory subunit 8 isoform X1: protein MALDGPEQMELEEGKAGSGLRQYYLSKIEELQLIVNDKSQNLRRLQAQRNELNAKVRLLREELQLLQEQGSYVGEVVRAMDKKKVLVKVHPEGKFVVDVDKNIDINDVTPNCRVALRNDSYTLHKILPNKVDPLVSLMMVEKVPDSTYEMIGGLDKQIKEIKEVIELPVKHPELFEALGIAQPKGVLLYGPPGTGKTLLARAVAHHTDCTFIRVSGSELVQKFIGEGARMVRELFVMAREHAPSIIFMDEIDSIGSSRLEGGSGGDSEVQRTMLELLNQLDGFEATKNIKVIMATNRIDILDSALLRPGRIDRKIEFPPPNEEARLDILKIHSRKMNLTRGINLRKIAELMPGASGAEVKGVCTEAGMYALRERRVHVTQEDFEMAVAKVMQKDSEKNMSIKKLWK from the exons ATGGCGCTTGACGGACCAGAACAG ATGGAGCTGGAAGAGGGGAAGGCAGGCAGTGGACTGCGCCAGTATTACCTGTCCAAGATTGAAGAACTCCAG CTGATTGTGAATGATAAGAGCCAAAATCTCCGAAGGCTGCAGGCGCAGAGAAATGAGCTTAATGCAAAAG TTCGCCTGTTGCGGGAGGAGCTACAGCTGCTGCAGGAACAGGGCTCCTATGTGGGGGAAGTAGTCCGGGCCATGGACAAGAAGAAAGTGTTGGTTAAG GTACATCCTGAGGGCAAGTTTGTCGTAGATGTGGACAAGAACATTGACATCAATGAT GTGACACCCAATTGTCGGGTGGCTCTAAGAAATGACAGCTACACCCTGCACAAGATCCTGCCCAACAAGGTTGACCCACTGGTGTCACTGATGATGGTGGAGAAGGTACCAGATTCAACTTATGAGATGATTGGTGGGCTGGACAAGCAGATCAAGGAGATCAAGGAAGTGATTGAGCTGCCTGTTAAGCATCCAGAGCTCTTTGAGGCACTGGGCATTGCGCAGCCCAAG GGAGTGCTGCTGTATGGACCCCCTGGTACCGGGAAGACACTGTTGGCCAGGGCTGTGGCCCATCATACAGACTGTACCTTTATTCGTGTCTCTGGCTCTGAACTGGTACAGAAATTCATTGGTGAAG GGGCAAGAATGGTGAGGGAGCTGTTTGTCATGGCACGAGAACATGCGCCATCCATCATCTTCATGGACGAAATTGACTCCATTGGCTCCTCCCGGTTGGAGGGGGGTTCTGGAGGGGATAGTGAAGTGCAGCGCACAATGCTGGAGTTGCTCAACCAATTGGACGGCTTTGAGGCTACCAAGAATATCAAG GTTATTATGGCTACTAACAGGATTGATATCCTGGATTCAGCGCTGCTTCGCCCTGGGCGCATTGACAGGAAGATTGAATTCCCACCCCCTAACGAGGAG GCCCGGCTAGACATTTTGAAGATCCATTCTCGGAAAATGAACCTAACCCGGGGAATCAACCTGCGAAAAATTGCTGAACTCATGCCAGGAGCATCAGGGGCTGAAGTGAAG GGTGTGTGCACTGAGGCTGGCATGTATGCCCTACGAGAGCGGCGGGTCCACGTCACCCAGGAGGACTTTGAAATGGCAGTAGCCAAG gtcaTGCAGAAGGATAGTGAGAAAAACATGTCCATTAAGAAGCTCTGGAAGTGA
- the FTSJ3 gene encoding pre-rRNA 2'-O-ribose RNA methyltransferase FTSJ3, with product MGKKGKVGKGRRDKFYHLAKETGYRSRSAFKLIQLNRRFQFLQKARALLDLCAAPGGWLQVAAKFMPVSSLIVGVDLVPIKPLPNVVTLQEDITTERCRQALKKELKTWKVDVVLNDGAPNVGASWVHDAYSQAHLTLMALRLACDFLARGGCFITKVFRSRDYQPLLWIFQQLFRRVQATKPQASRHESAEIFVVCQGFLAPDKVDSKFFDPKFAFKEVEVQAKTVTELVTKKKPKAEGYAEGDLTLYHRTSVTDFLRAANPVDFLSKASEISLDDEELAQHPATTEDVRVCCQDIKVLGRKELRSLLNWRAKLRRYVAKKLREQAKALDISLSSGEEEGDEEESTARQSSKEEEEEEQLNRTVAEMKAQEVAELKRKKKKLLREQRKQRERVELKMDLPGVSIADDGETGMFSLRTIRGHQLLEEVTQGDMSVADTFLADLPRDDIYISDVEEEEDASLDSDLDPEELAGVGGPQRLKAQKCVQFAEVEDNKKEEKEEENPLLVPLEEKAVLQEEQANLWFSKDGFSGIEDDADEALEISQAQLLYESRRKGQLAPPPSSVKTERTPPRCQDEAPKGAEAPPGTEAATGPGEEERDGSSDSDSSSSEDEESWEPQRGKKQRRGPTSDDDGSFEVVPIEDPAKHRILDPEGLALGAIIASSKKAKRDLIDNSFSRYTFNEEEEELPEWFVQEEKQHRIRQLPIDKKEVEHYRKRWREINARPIKKVAEAKARKKRRMLKKLEQTKKKAEAVVNTVDISEREKVAQLRSLYKKAGLGKEKRQVTYVIAKKGVGRKVRRPAGVRGHFKVVDSRMKKDQRAQQRKEQKKKHRRK from the exons ATGGGCAAGAAGGGCAAGGTCGGGAAGGGCCGGCGGGACAAGTTCTATCACTTGGCGAAGGAGACCG GTTACCGTTCCCGCTCTGCTTTCAAGCTTATCCAGCTGAATCGCCGCTTTCAGTTCCTGCAGAAAGCCCGAGCCTTGTTGGATCTGTGTGCTGCGCCAGGGGGATG GCTGCAGGTGGCTGCCAAGTTTATGCCTGTATCCAGCCTTATTGTGG GAGTGGACCTGGTTCCAATCAAGCCTCTTCCCAATGTGGTGACACTCCAGGAGGACATCACAACAGAACGCTGTAGGCAG gcCTTGAAGAAGGAGCTAAAGACCTGGAAAGTTGATGTGGTGCTCAATGATGGGGCCCCCAACGTTGGGGCTAGCTGGGTCCATGATGCTTACTCCCAAG CCCATTTGACACTGATGGCTCTGCGTTTGGCTTGTGACTTTCTGGCTCGTGGTGGCTGCTTCATCACAAAGGTTTTCCGTTCCCGTGACTATCAGCCCCTACTCTGGATCTTCCAGCAGCTGTTCCGCCGTGTCCAGGCCACCAAGCCCCAAGCCTCTCGCCATGAATCTGCGGAGATCTTTGTAGTCTGCCAGG GATTTCTGGCTCCGGACAAAGTTGACAGTAAATTCTTTGACCCCAAATTTGCCTTCAAGGAGGTTGAAGTTCAGGCCAAGACTGTTACTGAGTTGGTTACTAAGAAAAAGCCAAAG GCTGAAGGCTATGCTGAGGGTGATCTCACTCTGTATCACCGGACCTCGGTCACTGACTTTCTCCGAGCTGCCAACCCTGTTGACTTCCTCTCCAAAGCCAGTGAA ATCTCACTAGATGATGAAGAGTTGGCACAACATCCAGCCACCACTGAGGACGTGCGAGTGTGCTGTCAGGATATCAAAGTGTTGGGGCGCAAGGAGCTTAG GTCCCTACTGAACTGGAGAGCAAAGCTTCGGCGGTATGTGGCCAAGAAGCTGAGAGAGCAAGCGAAGGCACTGGACATCAG CCTCAGCTCGGGAGAGGAAGAAGGTGATGAGGAGGAGTCAACAGCCAGGCAGTCCtctaaggaggaggaagaggaggaacagCTGAACCGTACAGTGGCAGAGATGAAGGCCCAGGAAGTGGCGGAATTGAAGAG gaagaaaaagaagctgCTGCGTGAGCAGAGAAAGCAGCGGGAGCGTGTGGAACTAAAGATGGATCTTCCCGGGGTTTCTATTGCAGACGACGGGGAGACTGGCATGTTCTCCCTGCGTACCATCCGGGGTCACCAG CTGTTAGAGGAGGTAACACAAGGGGATATGAGTGTGGCAGACACATTTCTGGCTGATCTCCCGAGAGATGACATCTATATATcagatgtggaggaggaggaagatgcaTCTCTGGACAGTGACCTGGATCCAGAGGAGCTGGCAGGAGTTGGAGGACCTCAGAGGCTCAAGGCCCAGAAGTG TGTACAATTTGCTGAAGTAGAAGATAATAaaaaagaggagaaggaagaagagaatccaTTGCTGGTACCATTGGAGGAAAAGGCGGTACTGCAGGAAGAACAAGCCAACCTGTGGTTCTCAAAG GATGGCTTCAGTGGGATTGAGGACGATGCTGACGAGGCCCTGGAGATCAGTCAGGCCCAGCTGTTGTATGAGAGCCGTCGGAAGGGGCAGCTGGCACCTCCACCTTCCAGTGTGAAGACTGAGAGAACACCTCCCCGGTGCCAAGATGAGGCCCCTAAGGGGGCAGAGGCTCCACCAGGGACAGAGGCTGCCACTGGccctggggaggaagaaagagatggCAGCTCAGACAGTGATAGCAGCAGCAGTGAGGATGAAGAGAG TTGGGAACCACAGCGTGGCAAGAAGCAACGCCGTGGGCCTACATCAGATGATGATGGTAGCTTTGAGGTAGTGCCCATCGAGGACCCAG CGAAACATCGGATTCTGGACCCTGAAGGTCTTGCTCTAGGTGCTATTATTGCCTCTTCCAAAAAGGCCAAGAGAGATCTCATAGATAACTCCTTCAGCCG GTACACATTCAACGAGGAGGAAGAGGAGCTTCCTGAGTGGTTTGtgcaggaggaaaagcagcacagGATACGGCAATTACCTATTGACAAGAAGGAGGTGGAACATTACCGAAAACGCTGGCGGGAAATCAATGCACGTCCCATTAAGAAAGTGGCGGAGGCCAAGGCCAGAAAGAAACGGAGG ATGCTGAAGAAGCTGGAGCAAACCAAGAAAAAGGCAGAAGCTGTGGTGAACACAGTAGACATCTCAGAACGAGAGAAAGTGGCACAGCTTCGAAG TCTCTACAAGAAGGCTGGGCTTGGCAAGGAGAAACGTCAAGTCACCTATGTTATAGCCAAAAAAGGCGTGGGCCGCAAAGTGCGCCGGCCAGCTGGAGTCAGAGGTCATTTCAAGGTGGTGGACTCGAGGATGAAGAAGGACCAAAGAGCACAGCAACGGAAGGAGCAGAAGAAAAAACACAGGCGGAAGTGA
- the SMARCD2 gene encoding SWI/SNF-related matrix-associated actin-dependent regulator of chromatin subfamily D member 2, translating into MSGRGAGGFPLPPLSPGSGAVAAALGAPPPPAGPGMLPGPALRGPGPAGGVGGPGATAFRPMGPAGPAAQYQRPGMSPGSRMPMAGLQVGPPAGSPFGTAAPLRPGMPPTMMDPFRKRLLVPQAQPPMPTQRRGLKRRKMADKVLPQRIRELVPESQAYMDLLAFERKLDQTIARKRMEIQEAIKKPLTQKRKLRIYISNTFSPSKAEGDSAGTAGTPGGTPAGDKVASWELRVEGKLLEDPSKQKRKFSSFFKSLVIELDKELYGPDNHLVEWHRMPTTQETDGFQVKRPGDLNVKCTLLLMLDHQPPQYKLDPRLARLLGVHTQTRAAIMQALWLYIKHNQLQDGHEREYINCNRYFRQIFSCGRLRFSEIPIKLAGLLQHPDPIVINHVISVDPNDQKKTACYDIDVEVDDPLKAQMSNFLASTTNQQEIASLDVKIHETIESINQLKTQRDFMLSFSTDPQDFIQEWLRSQRRDLKIITDVIGNPEEERRAAFYHQPWAQEAVGRHIFAKVQQRRQELEQVLGIRLT; encoded by the exons ATGTCGGGCCGTGGCGCGGGCGGGTTCCCGCTACcccctctgagccctggcagcGGCGCAGTTGCCGCGGCCCTGGGAGCGCCGCCTCCGCCAGCGGGACCCGGCATGTTGCCCGGACCAGCGCTCAGGGGGCCGGGGCCGGCTGGAGGCGTGGGGGGCCCCGGAGCCACCGCCTTCCGCCCCATGGGCCCTGCGGGCCCTGCGGCGCAGTACCAG CGGCCTGGCATGTCACCAGGGAGCCGGATGCCCATGGCTGGCTTGCAGGTGGGACCCCCTGCTGGCTCCCCATTTGGCACAGCTGCTCCACTTCGACCTGGCATGCCACCCACCATGATGGACCCATTCCGAAAACGCCTGCTCgtgccccaggcccagcccccgATGCCCACCCAACGCCGGGG GTTAAAGAGGAGGAAGATGGCAGATAAGGTTCTACCTCAGCGA aTTCGGGAGCTTGTTCCAGAGTCCCAGGCATACATGGATCTTTTGGCTTTTGAGCGGAAGCTGGACCAGACCATTGCTCGAAAGCGGATGGAGATCCAGGAGGCCATCAAAAAACCTCTGACG CAAAAACGAAAGCTACGGATTTATATTTCCAACACGTTCAGTCCCAGCAAGGCAGAAGGTGATAGTGCAGGAACTGCGGGGACTCCTGGGGGAACCCCAGCAGGGGACAAGGTGGCTTCCTGGGAACTCCGAGTGGAGGGAAAACTGCTGGAGGAC CCTAGCAAACAGAAGAGGAAGTTTTCGTCATTCTTTAAGAGTCTTGTTATTGAGCTGGATAAGGAGCTGTATGGGCCAGACAACCATCTGGTGGAG TGGCACCGGATGCCTACCACCCAGGAGACAGATGGCTTCCAGGTGAAACGGCCTGGAGACCTCAACGTCAAGTGTACCCTTCTGCTCATGCTGGATCATCAG cctccccagtACAAGTTGGACCCTCGGTTGGCAAGGCTACTAGGGGTGCACACACAGACGAGGGCAGCCATCATGCAGGCCCTATGGCTTTACATCAAACACAACCAGCTGCAGGACGGGCACGAACGAGAATACATCAACTGCAACCGCTACTTCCGCCAG ATCTTCAGCTGTGGCCGTCTCCGTTTCTCTGAGATTCCTATAAAGCTGGCTGGGCTGCTGCAGCATCCAGACCCCATTGTTATCAACCATGTCATCAG TGTGGACCCTAATGACCAGAAGAAGACAGCCTGTTATGACATTGATGTGGAGGTGGATGACCCACTTAAGGCCCAGATGAGCAATTTTCTGGCCTCTACCACCAATCAGCAGGAGATTGCCTCCCTGGACGTCAAG ATTCATGAGACCATTGAGTCAATCAACCAGCTGAAGACTCAGAGGGATTTCATGCTTAGTTTTAGCACTGACCCCCAGGACTTCATCCAGGAATGGCTCCGTTCCCAGCGCCGAGACCTCAAG ATCATCACCGATGTGATCGGGAATCCTGAGGAGGAGAGACGAGCTGCGTTCTACCACCAGCCCTGGGCCCAGGAAGCAGTGGGGAGGCATATCTTTGCCAAG GTGCAGCAGCGGAGGCAGGAACTGGAACAGGTGCTGGGAATCCGCCTGACCTAA